A genomic segment from Clostridiisalibacter paucivorans DSM 22131 encodes:
- a CDS encoding polysaccharide deacetylase family protein — translation MKKIFTAILSLFIVLGLFVGCGNQNTDTTDDLKEKDQNEVEVVKELEEEEIEEVEEESNLEEDIDLSLKPNEAGEIMVLMYHGIGEEESEWVRSVENFKKDLQVLYDKGYRPISLQDFVNNNIDVEAGFTPVVITFDDGNKNNFNIIEKDGEKIVDPNSAVRIMEEFHEKHPDFPLKATFFIFGTNPFRQKELVEYKLKYLVDKGFDIGNHTMAHNDMSSKANQDPDKIQEYIAKEVEFINTILPEYDVNTYALCNGGRPKDELEKYLEQGEYNDVEYKNIAILNVGARPSVSPIDRDFNPLSIKRVRASETNVGNLGMYSYIEGFDKNPEKKFISDGDPEVVTVPKKFEEKVDKDKVEDKYLYIYE, via the coding sequence ATGAAGAAAATATTTACAGCAATATTGTCTCTATTTATTGTATTAGGATTATTTGTAGGATGTGGTAACCAGAATACTGACACGACAGATGATTTAAAAGAGAAAGATCAGAATGAAGTGGAAGTAGTAAAAGAATTAGAGGAGGAAGAGATAGAAGAAGTTGAAGAAGAATCTAATCTCGAAGAAGATATAGATTTATCATTGAAGCCCAATGAAGCAGGAGAAATAATGGTTCTTATGTATCATGGAATAGGAGAAGAGGAATCAGAATGGGTAAGAAGTGTAGAAAATTTCAAAAAAGATTTACAGGTATTATATGATAAGGGATATAGACCTATAAGTTTACAGGATTTTGTAAACAACAATATAGATGTAGAGGCAGGGTTTACTCCTGTTGTAATTACATTTGATGATGGAAACAAAAATAACTTTAATATAATAGAAAAAGATGGTGAAAAAATTGTAGATCCAAACAGTGCAGTGAGAATAATGGAGGAATTTCATGAAAAACATCCTGATTTTCCATTAAAGGCAACATTCTTTATTTTTGGAACTAATCCATTCAGGCAAAAAGAATTGGTAGAATATAAGCTTAAATATTTAGTAGACAAGGGATTTGATATAGGAAATCATACAATGGCACATAATGATATGTCTTCTAAGGCCAATCAAGACCCTGATAAAATACAAGAATATATAGCTAAAGAAGTGGAATTTATAAATACCATACTGCCAGAATATGATGTAAATACCTATGCATTATGCAATGGAGGAAGGCCAAAGGATGAGCTGGAGAAGTATTTGGAACAAGGTGAATATAATGATGTAGAATACAAAAATATTGCTATATTAAATGTAGGGGCAAGGCCATCGGTATCTCCTATAGATAGAGATTTTAATCCATTGTCTATAAAAAGAGTAAGAGCCAGTGAGACAAATGTGGGTAATCTAGGGATGTATAGCTATATAGAAGGATTTGATAAAAATCCTGAAAAGAAATTTATTAGTGATGGAGATCCAGAAGTAGTTACTGTACCAAAGAAGTTTGAAGAAAAGGTAGACAAAGATAAAGTGGAAGATAAATATTTATATATATATGAATAA
- a CDS encoding alpha/beta-type small acid-soluble spore protein: MARTNKIVVPEARQALNQMKTEIANELGLSNYDNIDKGTLTSRQNGYVGGYITKRLVESAQRQMAGK; this comes from the coding sequence ATGGCAAGAACTAATAAAATAGTTGTTCCAGAAGCTCGCCAAGCATTGAACCAAATGAAAACAGAAATTGCCAATGAACTGGGCCTTTCTAATTATGACAATATAGATAAAGGTACCCTTACTTCAAGACAAAATGGTTATGTTGGCGGATATATAACTAAAAGGTTAGTTGAATCAGCTCAAAGACAAATGGCTGGTAAATAA
- the pdaB gene encoding polysaccharide deacetylase family sporulation protein PdaB has translation MRILMFKRSLMRKFLVVLVIVSISIVWQKTSFINNIVTVFNQSRELPVYCVDTDEKKIAISFDAAWGDQYTEKILDILDEYNVKTTFFLVEFWADKYPEMVKKIHVRGHEIGNHSSNHPHMSKLSEEQIIKEIKGTEKKVESIIGEKTVLFRPPFGDYNDRLIKTCRDMGYHVIQWDVDSLDWKEMGVKPVVDRVTRNVKKGSIVLFHNNAKYVPEYLPIVLEKLTNEGYSIVPVSQLIYKQDYYIDSSGQQKKAQ, from the coding sequence TTGAGGATATTAATGTTTAAAAGATCTCTTATGAGGAAATTTTTAGTGGTTTTAGTTATAGTATCTATTTCTATAGTATGGCAAAAGACATCATTCATAAATAATATAGTTACTGTATTCAATCAAAGTAGAGAATTGCCGGTATATTGTGTAGATACTGATGAAAAAAAGATTGCAATAAGTTTTGATGCAGCTTGGGGAGATCAGTATACTGAAAAGATATTGGACATATTAGATGAGTACAATGTAAAAACAACCTTTTTTTTAGTAGAGTTTTGGGCAGACAAGTATCCAGAAATGGTCAAGAAGATCCATGTAAGGGGACATGAGATAGGGAATCACTCATCAAATCACCCCCATATGTCTAAATTATCAGAGGAACAAATAATAAAAGAGATAAAAGGTACTGAAAAAAAAGTAGAGAGTATAATAGGAGAAAAAACAGTTTTGTTTAGACCGCCTTTTGGAGATTATAATGATAGATTGATAAAGACATGTAGAGATATGGGATACCATGTAATACAATGGGATGTAGATTCATTAGATTGGAAAGAGATGGGCGTAAAACCTGTAGTAGATAGGGTTACAAGGAATGTAAAAAAGGGCTCTATAGTATTATTTCACAACAATGCAAAATATGTCCCTGAATATTTACCCATAGTATTAGAAAAATTAACCAATGAAGGATATAGTATAGTGCCAGTATCTCAGCTCATATATAAACAAGATTATTATATAGATAGCAGTGGACAACAAAAAAAGGCACAGTAA
- a CDS encoding single-stranded DNA-binding protein, giving the protein MVEEDLMSTNSVKLVGKIVSDLKFSHEMYGEGFYNFTLKVPRLSQYSDVLPVTVSERLLVDLNLDRESYIVIEGQLRSYNRYIKGNNKLILTIFARDIDIPDADELDDIIKKPNEIYLDGFICKEPVYRTTPFGREITDLLIAVNRPYNKSDYIPAIAWGRNAKFCDKLIIGDHIKLWGRIQSRGYQKKLSDGSVINKTAYEVSISKLEYIKDDNNRVEEE; this is encoded by the coding sequence ATGGTAGAAGAGGACTTGATGAGCACTAACTCTGTAAAACTAGTGGGAAAGATTGTTAGTGACTTGAAATTCAGTCATGAAATGTATGGTGAGGGATTCTATAACTTTACGCTAAAAGTGCCAAGATTAAGCCAGTATTCCGATGTTTTACCTGTTACTGTATCGGAAAGACTATTGGTAGATTTAAATTTAGATAGGGAATCTTATATTGTTATAGAAGGTCAATTGAGGTCTTATAATCGATATATTAAAGGGAATAATAAATTAATATTGACTATATTTGCAAGGGATATAGATATTCCTGATGCAGATGAACTAGATGATATAATAAAAAAACCCAATGAAATCTATTTAGATGGATTTATATGTAAAGAACCTGTATATAGGACTACACCATTTGGCAGAGAAATTACTGATCTCCTTATAGCAGTTAATAGACCCTATAATAAGTCAGATTATATTCCAGCTATAGCATGGGGAAGAAATGCAAAGTTTTGCGACAAATTAATAATTGGAGATCACATAAAACTTTGGGGTAGAATACAAAGTAGAGGATATCAAAAAAAACTATCTGATGGTTCTGTAATAAATAAAACAGCATATGAGGTATCTATATCTAAATTAGAATATATTAAAGATGACAATAATAGGGTAGAAGAAGAATAA
- a CDS encoding YncE family protein, with the protein MTKKDRMLLVANAGSDSLTLIDPISLSSEEISLILDNEIEGSVGTHEIFQSRNKAKVYTVNAHNNSVYRVDIEDKKIENVAYVGKSPAHMDVYQKYIYVTNEDSNSISVVDEEKFRLVENIPAGEKPHGIRIDKIRKKMYIANSNECSISIFDLNTLKEKKIYLSESPYHIYLSYNKVYVLSFMQDNLKKSCLTFFDKGTMTVIKKIYLNSIVVDMVPLDDDIIFTTDLGDGYLYKINLSNNDTVDKYYIGGMPNNMIWDEENILFITDIKKNQLIFFNYKTNEIEEIIKTGKEPSDIIFYRVTIP; encoded by the coding sequence TTGACAAAAAAAGACAGGATGTTATTGGTTGCAAATGCTGGCAGTGATTCACTTACACTAATAGATCCTATTTCTTTAAGTAGTGAAGAGATATCTTTAATTTTGGACAACGAAATTGAAGGATCTGTTGGTACCCATGAAATATTTCAATCGAGAAATAAGGCGAAGGTATATACAGTAAATGCTCATAATAATAGTGTTTATAGGGTCGATATAGAGGATAAAAAAATAGAAAATGTAGCATATGTAGGTAAAAGCCCAGCCCATATGGATGTGTATCAAAAATATATTTATGTAACCAATGAAGATTCAAATTCCATATCTGTTGTAGATGAAGAAAAATTTCGTTTAGTAGAAAACATACCCGCAGGGGAAAAACCCCATGGCATAAGAATAGATAAAATTAGAAAAAAGATGTATATTGCTAATAGTAATGAATGCAGTATTAGCATATTTGATCTAAATACTTTAAAAGAAAAGAAGATATATTTAAGTGAGAGTCCATACCATATATATTTGAGCTATAACAAGGTCTATGTACTTTCTTTTATGCAAGATAATCTTAAAAAGAGTTGTCTGACTTTTTTTGATAAAGGAACAATGACTGTTATAAAGAAAATATACTTAAATAGTATAGTAGTAGATATGGTACCATTGGACGATGATATAATATTTACCACTGATTTAGGAGACGGATACCTATATAAAATCAATCTTAGTAATAATGATACTGTAGATAAATATTATATAGGTGGAATGCCAAATAATATGATTTGGGATGAAGAAAATATATTATTTATAACAGATATTAAAAAAAATCAATTAATATTTTTTAATTATAAAACAAATGAGATAGAAGAAATAATAAAAACAGGGAAAGAACCTTCAGATATTATATTTTATAGAGTTACTATTCCTTAA
- a CDS encoding DUF4364 family protein, producing the protein MFTENPKELAQNKLILLYILDKLDPPITNTELTQFILENSNINYFLVQQYLSELINANFIHVVTVDDNENYKLSDLGKKTLYYFLDRVPASIKSNIDKKHKERKIEKIKETQIKGNYYKKNDSEYIVNLKVIENNITLFSLSLNVVSNKQAKLICKNWKENPQYIYKEIFDMLIKE; encoded by the coding sequence ATGTTTACTGAAAATCCAAAGGAATTAGCACAAAATAAATTAATATTATTATACATATTGGATAAATTAGACCCTCCCATAACCAATACCGAACTTACTCAGTTTATATTGGAAAATAGTAATATTAATTACTTTTTAGTTCAACAATATTTAAGTGAATTAATTAATGCTAATTTTATACATGTAGTTACTGTTGATGATAATGAAAACTACAAATTATCTGATTTAGGAAAAAAAACCTTGTACTATTTCTTGGATAGAGTACCTGCTAGTATCAAATCGAATATAGACAAAAAACACAAAGAAAGAAAGATAGAAAAAATAAAAGAAACCCAAATAAAGGGTAATTATTATAAAAAAAACGATTCTGAATATATAGTTAATCTTAAAGTCATAGAAAATAATATCACATTATTTAGCCTATCTTTAAATGTGGTATCAAATAAACAAGCAAAGCTTATATGTAAAAACTGGAAAGAAAATCCCCAGTATATTTATAAAGAAATATTTGATATGCTCATTAAGGAATAG
- a CDS encoding Mur ligase family protein, translating into MKVQNIKIQGVTGDSRKVKDGYAFVAIKGHKLDGNDFIHEAIDNGAVVVYTEKDISSQLANKYNACKFIKTENARKKLAELLNEYYGFPSKDIFLIGVTGTNGKTTTTNMIYHILEYNGFKPGLIGTTGIKYLNIRKITSLTTPGVEEIYELLNEFNLFGIKHVIIEVSSHGLKDYRTYGLEFDVAIHTNIDEDHMDFHQDFEEYIECKRRLFQWLPCDKMAILNCDDHNFIRLIEGMNNLNIFTYGLNKKATVTASSLVIDGGIEYNICIQRGINTVNGLELEPQEYPIKMKLLGKHNVYNSLAAISTALYLGISIEKIGSSLLSFKGIKRRLEFFCKKRFLAIDDFCHNPLGYESLFETIQNINCKEIIMINAIRGNRGIDINKKNAETIAWWASILKNIKIILTLSKDNVSDKDIVNKLELESYTATFNRENISYEIYENLEDAIKSVLEYISEDDLLLLTGSQGMDKGQEIFFKYNHNSF; encoded by the coding sequence ATGAAAGTACAGAACATAAAAATACAAGGAGTTACTGGGGACTCAAGAAAGGTTAAAGATGGCTATGCATTTGTTGCTATAAAAGGTCATAAACTAGATGGGAATGATTTTATACACGAGGCCATAGACAATGGTGCAGTAGTAGTATATACAGAAAAAGATATTAGTAGTCAATTAGCTAATAAATACAATGCGTGTAAGTTTATAAAGACCGAGAATGCTAGAAAAAAGTTGGCTGAATTATTAAATGAGTACTATGGTTTTCCATCAAAAGACATATTTTTAATAGGTGTAACAGGAACTAATGGAAAAACTACTACTACAAATATGATATACCATATCCTGGAATATAATGGATTTAAACCGGGACTAATAGGAACTACAGGAATAAAATATTTGAATATAAGGAAAATCACTTCTCTTACCACGCCAGGAGTAGAAGAGATATATGAATTATTAAATGAATTTAATTTATTTGGTATAAAACATGTGATTATAGAGGTATCATCTCATGGGCTTAAAGATTATAGAACCTATGGATTAGAATTTGATGTGGCTATTCATACAAATATAGATGAAGACCATATGGATTTTCATCAGGACTTTGAAGAGTATATAGAGTGTAAAAGACGACTTTTTCAGTGGTTACCATGTGACAAGATGGCAATTTTGAATTGTGATGATCATAATTTTATAAGATTAATTGAAGGAATGAATAACTTAAATATTTTTACATATGGACTAAATAAAAAGGCTACAGTTACTGCTTCAAGTCTAGTAATTGATGGAGGCATAGAATATAATATCTGTATTCAAAGGGGAATTAATACAGTAAACGGATTAGAATTGGAACCTCAAGAATATCCTATAAAAATGAAATTGTTAGGGAAACACAATGTCTATAATTCTTTGGCAGCTATATCGACAGCATTATATCTAGGAATCTCTATTGAAAAAATAGGTAGTTCATTATTGAGTTTTAAAGGAATAAAGAGAAGGCTAGAATTTTTTTGCAAAAAAAGATTTTTAGCTATAGATGATTTTTGCCATAATCCACTGGGGTACGAAAGTTTATTTGAGACAATACAAAATATAAATTGCAAAGAAATAATAATGATAAATGCCATTAGAGGAAATAGGGGCATTGATATAAACAAAAAAAATGCTGAAACTATAGCATGGTGGGCATCTATATTAAAAAATATAAAAATAATATTGACCCTCAGTAAAGATAATGTTAGCGATAAAGATATAGTGAATAAATTAGAATTGGAATCTTATACTGCGACATTTAATAGAGAAAATATAAGCTATGAAATATATGAAAACTTAGAAGATGCTATAAAGTCGGTTTTAGAATATATTTCTGAAGATGATTTACTACTGTTGACGGGATCGCAAGGGATGGATAAAGGACAAGAAATATTTTTTAAGTATAATCACAATTCTTTTTAA
- a CDS encoding valine--tRNA ligase, protein MEKNLSKKYNPKEFETRLYKYWEENGYFKADVNEEKTPFTIMMPPPNVTGNLHMGHAINHTIQDILIRWKRMQGFEALWLPGTDHASISTEAKVVARIKEEGQTKEDLGREKFLEKAWEWTEEYGGNIRNQLRRLGVSCDWTKERFTLDEGLSNAVEEVFIRLYKKGLIYRGDRIINWCPSCGTAISDAEVEHHEEEGHLWHIKYPFKDRDGYVIIATTRPETMLGDIAVAVNPEDDRYKGLIGEKLILPLVNREMEIVADDYVDMEFGTGAVKITPAHDPNDFEIGLRHDLDMIKIMNDDATIANGYGPYSGMDRYEARKAVVKDLKEQGYLLEIEDHDHNVGHCERCDTTIEPIISKQWFVDMKPLAKPAIKAYKEGKLKFVPERFGKIYLHWLENIRDWCISRQLWWGHRLPVYYCEDCGEIMVSKTEVKECSKCGSANIYQDPDTLDTWFSSALWPFSTLGWPEETEELKYFYPTNVLVTGYDIIFFWVIRMVFSAIEQMDVIPFDDVFITGLVRDSQGRKMSKSLGNGIDPLEIIEQYGSDALRFSLITGNTPGNDMRFYIERVEASRNFANKLWNASRFVLMNFENKNTRSKNISELLEEEDKWILARVNTVTKEATENLNKYELGIAAQKVYDFTWNEYCDWYIEMVKPRLYGDDLESKEVAQWVLLEVLKDILRLLHPFMPFITEEIWQHLPENDTSLILSDWPIYKEEHNFTNAVKNIEFIMEAVKSIRNIRAEVNAVPSKKAKVIFVTNEDETMKVLENGKPYFVNLASASDIEIRNEKKDIGEDAMSAVVSGCEIFMPMDDLVDIEKELERLNKEKAKLEGELKRVNGKLSNEGFVSKAPEAVVQSERNKKIKYQEMLEKVMERLNSLK, encoded by the coding sequence AAAGGAATTTGAAACAAGACTATATAAATATTGGGAGGAAAATGGATATTTTAAAGCAGATGTAAATGAGGAAAAGACTCCTTTTACTATAATGATGCCTCCTCCAAATGTTACTGGAAATTTGCATATGGGTCATGCAATCAATCATACGATTCAAGATATACTTATTAGATGGAAGAGGATGCAAGGATTTGAAGCATTATGGCTTCCAGGAACAGATCATGCAAGTATATCTACTGAGGCCAAAGTTGTTGCCAGAATAAAAGAAGAGGGTCAGACTAAAGAGGATCTGGGAAGAGAAAAGTTTTTAGAGAAGGCATGGGAATGGACGGAAGAATATGGTGGTAATATAAGAAATCAACTTAGAAGACTAGGGGTTTCTTGTGACTGGACAAAGGAAAGATTTACATTAGATGAAGGTCTTAGCAATGCTGTTGAAGAGGTCTTTATAAGATTATATAAAAAAGGCCTTATATATAGGGGGGACAGGATTATAAACTGGTGTCCCAGTTGTGGTACTGCAATTTCTGATGCAGAAGTAGAACATCATGAGGAAGAAGGACATCTTTGGCATATAAAATATCCATTTAAAGATAGAGACGGATATGTAATAATAGCCACTACAAGACCAGAGACTATGTTGGGAGATATTGCTGTTGCTGTAAATCCAGAAGATGATAGGTATAAAGGTCTAATTGGAGAGAAGTTAATATTACCGTTGGTCAACAGGGAAATGGAAATAGTAGCAGATGATTATGTAGATATGGAATTTGGAACAGGGGCAGTAAAGATTACTCCAGCCCATGATCCTAATGACTTTGAGATAGGATTGAGGCATGATTTGGATATGATAAAAATCATGAACGATGATGCTACCATAGCTAATGGATATGGACCTTATTCTGGAATGGATAGGTATGAAGCAAGGAAGGCAGTAGTAAAGGATTTGAAAGAACAGGGGTATTTACTTGAAATAGAGGATCATGACCACAATGTTGGACATTGTGAAAGATGTGATACAACTATAGAGCCTATTATATCTAAACAATGGTTCGTAGATATGAAGCCACTGGCTAAACCTGCAATAAAGGCATATAAAGAAGGAAAGCTTAAATTTGTACCTGAGAGATTTGGAAAGATATATTTACATTGGCTTGAAAATATAAGGGACTGGTGTATATCAAGACAGCTTTGGTGGGGCCATAGATTACCAGTATATTATTGTGAAGATTGTGGAGAAATAATGGTATCTAAAACAGAAGTAAAGGAATGTAGCAAATGTGGAAGTGCCAATATATATCAAGATCCTGATACATTAGATACGTGGTTTTCATCTGCATTATGGCCTTTTTCTACCCTTGGATGGCCTGAAGAAACTGAGGAATTAAAGTATTTTTATCCGACAAATGTATTAGTAACAGGATATGATATCATATTCTTTTGGGTTATAAGAATGGTATTCTCTGCTATAGAACAGATGGATGTGATACCCTTTGATGATGTATTTATTACTGGTCTTGTAAGGGATTCACAAGGACGAAAGATGAGTAAATCCTTGGGAAATGGTATAGACCCATTGGAGATAATAGAGCAATATGGTTCTGATGCACTGAGATTTTCCCTTATAACAGGAAATACTCCAGGTAATGATATGAGATTTTACATTGAGAGGGTAGAGGCCAGTAGGAATTTTGCAAATAAATTATGGAATGCATCCAGATTTGTATTGATGAACTTTGAAAATAAAAATACTAGAAGTAAAAATATATCAGAATTATTAGAGGAAGAGGATAAGTGGATATTAGCAAGAGTTAATACTGTAACTAAGGAAGCTACTGAAAATCTTAATAAGTATGAACTAGGTATTGCTGCACAAAAGGTATATGATTTTACATGGAATGAATACTGTGATTGGTATATAGAGATGGTTAAACCTAGACTATATGGTGATGATTTAGAAAGTAAAGAAGTAGCTCAATGGGTTCTATTAGAAGTACTAAAAGATATATTAAGATTATTACATCCATTTATGCCTTTTATAACAGAAGAAATATGGCAGCATCTACCAGAGAACGATACAAGTCTTATTCTATCTGATTGGCCTATATATAAAGAAGAGCATAATTTTACTAATGCAGTTAAAAATATAGAATTTATAATGGAAGCAGTCAAGAGTATAAGAAATATTAGGGCGGAGGTAAATGCTGTACCATCTAAAAAGGCGAAGGTTATATTTGTTACAAATGAAGACGAGACAATGAAAGTATTAGAGAATGGTAAGCCATATTTTGTTAATCTAGCTTCTGCATCGGATATTGAGATAAGAAATGAAAAGAAAGATATAGGAGAAGACGCTATGTCAGCAGTAGTCTCAGGGTGTGAGATATTTATGCCTATGGATGATTTGGTTGATATAGAAAAGGAACTAGAAAGACTAAATAAAGAAAAGGCTAAACTAGAGGGAGAATTAAAAAGGGTAAATGGCAAATTATCCAATGAAGGATTTGTAAGCAAAGCCCCAGAAGCAGTAGTACAATCTGAAAGGAATAAAAAAATAAAATATCAAGAAATGCTAGAAAAGGTAATGGAGAGGTTAAATAGTCTAAAATAA
- the hpt gene encoding hypoxanthine phosphoribosyltransferase: MNKKKSVVISKEEIREKTVEIGKKITKEYKDKELLVVSLLKGSFIFTADLVREIDLPIKIEFMTTSSYGSGETTSGSVQIVSDIKADIKGMDVLVVDDIMDSGLTMNVIIEHLKSLNPNSVKSCVLLDKPDRRKVDITPDYCGFSISDVFIVGYGLNYGDYYRNVPYIFTFDD; the protein is encoded by the coding sequence ATGAATAAAAAGAAAAGTGTAGTTATATCTAAAGAAGAGATTAGGGAAAAGACGGTGGAAATAGGCAAAAAAATAACTAAAGAGTATAAAGATAAAGAATTATTAGTAGTTTCCCTTTTAAAGGGCAGTTTCATATTTACTGCAGATTTAGTTAGGGAGATAGATTTACCAATTAAGATTGAGTTTATGACCACATCCAGTTATGGTAGTGGAGAAACTACTTCTGGCAGTGTACAAATAGTAAGTGATATAAAGGCTGATATAAAGGGAATGGATGTGTTAGTAGTAGATGATATAATGGATTCAGGGCTCACTATGAATGTAATAATAGAACATCTTAAGAGTTTAAATCCCAATTCAGTAAAATCTTGTGTGTTATTAGACAAGCCTGACAGGAGAAAAGTAGACATAACACCAGATTATTGTGGTTTTAGTATTTCCGATGTATTTATAGTGGGATATGGTCTTAATTATGGAGATTATTATAGAAACGTACCTTACATATTTACCTTTGATGATTAA
- a CDS encoding bifunctional folylpolyglutamate synthase/dihydrofolate synthase gives MDYIEALNFIHGTRKFGSKLGLENIKMLLDKLGNPQKDLKFIHVAGTNGKGSTAAFISNMLIQEGYKVGKFTSPYLERFNERIAIGEKDIDSNSLAYITDRVKEKVEEMLDEGYNHPTEFEIVTAIGFEYFIQEKVDFVVLEVGLGGRYDSTNIIKNPLAVVITPISMDHMDILGNTLEKIAYEKAGIIKQNSLVISSMQEKPAKETIQAVANEENGELIFLSKEDIKIKSANEQGSIFDIKFGDYEFSDLKIKLLGKHQVYNSALAVLVLNELKNRGILDISEDSMKRGLESAIWKGRLEKLGDRPKFIIDGAHNEKGAKALIDTIKNIFEYKKLILGIGMLRDKDVDSVVSGLASMADQIVITEPLSPRKLKSEALADIIRNYNSNIIIEKVPKDAVNKSLEIANEGDLIIFSGSLYLIGEIRQYYME, from the coding sequence ATGGATTATATTGAGGCATTAAATTTTATTCATGGAACAAGGAAATTTGGAAGTAAATTGGGGCTGGAAAATATAAAGATGTTGTTAGATAAATTGGGTAACCCTCAAAAGGATTTAAAGTTTATACATGTTGCAGGGACTAATGGCAAAGGATCTACCGCAGCATTTATTAGTAATATGCTTATACAGGAAGGGTATAAAGTAGGTAAATTTACATCTCCTTATCTTGAAAGATTTAATGAAAGAATTGCCATAGGAGAAAAAGATATAGATAGCAATAGTTTGGCATATATTACAGATAGAGTGAAAGAAAAGGTAGAAGAGATGTTAGATGAAGGCTATAATCATCCCACGGAATTTGAGATAGTTACAGCAATAGGGTTTGAGTATTTTATTCAGGAGAAGGTTGATTTTGTTGTATTAGAAGTTGGACTGGGTGGGAGGTATGATTCTACTAATATTATAAAAAATCCATTGGCAGTAGTTATAACTCCAATTTCAATGGATCATATGGATATATTAGGCAATACATTAGAAAAGATAGCATATGAAAAGGCGGGAATTATAAAGCAAAATTCCCTAGTAATTTCATCCATGCAGGAAAAGCCAGCTAAGGAGACTATACAAGCCGTAGCCAATGAAGAAAACGGAGAGCTTATATTTCTATCTAAGGAAGATATAAAAATAAAGTCAGCCAATGAGCAAGGAAGTATATTTGACATAAAGTTTGGTGACTATGAATTCAGTGACTTAAAGATAAAATTATTGGGCAAACATCAGGTATATAATAGTGCGTTGGCAGTATTAGTATTAAATGAGTTGAAAAACAGAGGGATATTAGACATAAGTGAAGATAGTATGAAAAGAGGGCTAGAAAGTGCTATCTGGAAAGGTAGATTAGAGAAGTTGGGAGATAGGCCTAAATTTATAATAGATGGTGCCCATAATGAAAAAGGGGCTAAGGCGTTAATAGATACTATTAAAAATATATTTGAATATAAAAAGTTAATATTAGGTATTGGTATGTTAAGAGATAAAGATGTGGATTCAGTTGTATCGGGATTAGCTTCAATGGCAGATCAGATAGTTATTACTGAGCCGTTATCCCCTAGAAAATTAAAGTCTGAGGCATTGGCAGATATAATTAGGAATTATAATAGCAATATAATAATAGAAAAAGTGCCTAAAGATGCAGTCAATAAATCTTTAGAGATTGCCAATGAAGGTGATTTAATAATTTTTTCGGGGTCTCTTTATTTGATAGGAGAAATAAGACAATACTATATGGAATAA